One Thalassospira marina DNA window includes the following coding sequences:
- the trpA gene encoding tryptophan synthase subunit alpha, whose translation MNRLDRKMAELKGQNRAGLVTYFTGGDPDYDTTVELLANLGAAGADVIELGMPFSDPVADGPILQAANIRALQGGQTIERMMAMLREVRERDDETPIVLMGYFNPVRRYGTARFFADASASGADAIIIVDLPLEHAGPCRAQVEQAGMHLIAMTAPTSHDERLAALLKPASGFVYHIAIAGTTGAATPDASQIQEAVGRLRRQTDLPIAAGFGIKTAAQIREVAQFADLVVVGSRLVDVLAREGRDQALGEVASLAAALRPNAA comes from the coding sequence ATGAACCGCCTTGATCGTAAAATGGCCGAGTTAAAAGGGCAGAACCGTGCCGGTCTGGTAACCTATTTTACCGGTGGTGACCCGGATTACGACACCACGGTAGAACTTTTGGCCAATCTTGGTGCTGCCGGGGCGGATGTGATCGAACTGGGCATGCCCTTTAGTGACCCTGTCGCAGATGGGCCGATTTTGCAGGCCGCCAATATCCGCGCCCTGCAGGGTGGGCAGACCATAGAACGCATGATGGCAATGCTGCGCGAAGTGCGGGAGCGTGATGATGAAACGCCCATTGTTTTGATGGGCTATTTCAACCCGGTGCGCCGGTATGGCACCGCGCGCTTTTTTGCCGATGCCAGTGCCAGCGGGGCTGATGCCATTATCATCGTTGATTTGCCGCTGGAACATGCAGGCCCCTGCCGTGCGCAGGTCGAACAGGCTGGGATGCATCTGATTGCGATGACAGCCCCTACCAGCCACGACGAAAGGCTGGCAGCCCTGCTAAAACCGGCCAGTGGGTTTGTCTATCATATCGCCATTGCCGGGACGACCGGGGCCGCCACCCCCGATGCCAGCCAGATACAGGAGGCTGTCGGCCGCCTGCGTCGCCAGACGGACCTGCCTATTGCGGCTGGTTTTGGCATTAAAACGGCGGCGCAAATTCGCGAAGTGGCGCAATTTGCCGATCTGGTTGTGGTGGGGTCGCGCCTTGTAGATGTTCTGGCCCGCGAAGGGCGTGATCAGGCCCTGGGCGAAGTTGCATCCCTGGCCGCCGCCTTGCGACCAAATGCCGCCTGA